ACTCACCACCAAATTGAATTCTACTCTAGCAAAGCAGATCCCAATGGGCCCCCTATATGGACCAGAGCTTAGAAAAAGGGCTTTATGGCAGCCCATTAAGGAAGCCTTTCCTTGACAACCACCTAGTTTGTTCCACATGGATTGAGATTTGGTAATTCTACCCACTGGATACATAGGGAACTATCCAGATTGGCCACAAGTAAACTTTTAAAGCCTCCCCCTTGTATTAGCATTTCCCTTGCGTTTCAGCCATCATCTTGTCTCCGAGCATTTTTATCAAAAACATGGCTTCCCCAGGCAGGCAACCAAGAAACCATTACCTTAATTCATTCATATTCACCACATGCACAGACCCTCAACCTGGATCACCTAGGACCTAGGTCTGTATCCAGACACAGTTACAACTATAACTGCTTAACCAAGATTGAATCTGGATTTGAAAAAATGGATCATGCTTACGATGCAAATTCAGATAAGATGGGTAATGGGGTTCAAGCAGATCATAGATCAGAGCACTCCACCTTATGCCCTAATCTTGTTATGAAATTTAGAGTTCAAACTGTTGTGATAATTGAAACCATATGTTCGATCTTTTTTATGGGATCTCAACTGAATTTTGCTTGCACTCCATACGCAATGCAATAGATTGTGTGGTAATGAATGTGAATCCAATTGAATTTTCTCGGCATAGGCagtccacacacacacaaaaaaaaaaaaacccatcaaaTAATGGGTTCTTGCCCCTCACATGTCAGTTGTGTTCCAGTGCTCTTGTTAGACCTCCCAGGATTACCAGATGACCATCTAGATCAGCCCATGGTTTATAAATGAAGAATTAGTAGTCAGTTTAGCAGAATTGTATAATGGAGAGTCAACAGGGTCTGTTTCCATGGGAATCCTCCTAGAACCAGAtcttaataaaaattttcaccACCAGTAAATAGCTTAGATTGGTCACCAAACAGAAAAGgcaataaaatttaaataaaggGATGCTTACATTGTTCCTGCAACTTGTGTACTAAGATGAGTGACATTGTCTGGGAAAAGTTTAGCCAACCCAAAGTCTCCAATTTTAGGATGCAAGTCTTTGTCAAGAAGTATGTTACTAGCCTTTATGTCTCGATGGACAATATGCGGTTCAGCTTCCTCGTGAAGAAACAAAAGACCATGAACTGTACCCATACAGATGGCAGCTCGTTTAGGCCAATCCAGatatatttgtttattatttgcACCTGAAATGGCAGATGCCGAACAGAAGTTTAGTTTCAGTTGAATCCAGTAGCTAAAAACAGAACATGTCTTAGGTGAGTCAACTCAGTGACAGAGCGGCTTAAACATTATTTCAGTTCTATAATAGGAATATTATCTTGTAGGATGTTGCATTCTTTTAGGCTACTGTCACTTACCTAAGTCACTTTAGACAAAGCTGGCATTGTCATGCATAAATGGCAGCATTAAATGCCAAGAAAATCATCCTAATTTGTTTCTTGCTACAATTAAAAAACAACAGGAGCTCAGTCACAGTTTAAGAGCTATACAAGTCACTTCTTAAAAGAAGTATTATAGTAGCTTCCAACAGAAAGCATCACTTTTAAATGAAATGCTTGTATCTGGTAATTACCAAGTAAAGCACTTGCAAGGCTGTTGTTCTCCAGATACTCATAGACCAGCATACGATAACTTCTCTCTATACAACACCCAATGAGTTGAACAAGGTTTGGATGTCTGACATTAGATATTATGCCAATCTCAGTCAAGAACTCACGAGTTCCTTGTTTAGATTCTGCAGACAGAGACTTAACTGCAACCTCAGTACCATCCATTAAAACACCCTGCAATCAACAAGCACAAAATTGGGTAACTTCAGAAACAGATGCCGTGAGAAGCATGCACAGTCAGATAGCCCCAAACCCACACCTCGTCGACACTCAAAATCACAAGCCCTCTAGACCATATGTCaaggaattttcttttcttattactTGTAAAAAGGAAATTATAGAAAGAGAACAGTAACAAAATCTCACCCTATATACAACACCAAAACCGCCTGCACCTACTCTGTTTGATGGATGAAAGTTTTCTGTTGCAGATTTCATTGACTTATAGGAGAACAGCTGAACATTGTTGGTAGGAATCTCTAATCatgtagaaaaaaataaaaataaaatccaaacatgTCAGGAGCGAAACTGTTACCATAACTGATGAACTACCTCTAAAATGCTTATAATTCACTTTTTGAATTTAGAATTCCAACTTTTGTCCATTTTTCATTTCGATTAGAGATTATAGAAAATATTATAGAATTTCTATCACTCCCACatattttaaaaacaaatttaacTTGCTATACATATAAATAGAGACAACAACATACAGCTACCTCTATAGGCCTGAAATTCTTCAATTCGTGCTCTAAAtacaaattaaatcaaataaaCTAATTGGTCTTTAAAAACACTCTCGAAAACACATTAAATAATCCTAAATCAACAATGAGAAGTATtgaaacaaaagcaaaagaTGAATATTGTTTTCAGAAGTGGTGGGAGTTGCTGTAAACTCTTCAATCTGGGTTTCAAACATTTGAAACTGATCCGGAAAGGGAGAGAAGACAAAAACAAAACTAACTGTGCTCATTACTGAAAGACCGAATTTTAACAAGTATCGAAGTTCCAGACTTCAGCTACACTGTTCTACCATGTCTGCAACTAATGGCAGCTTCCTAAAACCTTGCATTTAGTATGTACTTTCCACAAACTCTACTGCTAAGGGTGCTATGTCAGTTTTAAAactaaaagtacaaaaattaaaaaaaaaaaaaatatatatatatgtcatgtAAGCCATGGGACTTTCCCCTTGTTTTTTCGATGGTCGTTGTTTCTCAAACAAAGTTTattacttcaaaaaaaaaaattcaaatcactTTGGCTAGGACCGAAAAAAATCAACCCATGATTGGACATGAGATGCAGAATATGTCCACAAAGTTTGAGCGCAACAGGCATTACCATACGGTAGAAACAACCATTGATGTCAGAATCCAAAAACACGGCTTGTGCTGGGAGCCCACTAACAATTCTATAACAAAACCATGCCTTAGAACGGTTTAGTATAAGTAAATATTAGTATctattaaaatttaattatttagtAGATAACATAGTTGTTAAGGTGacaaggcgacccaaggcggtggaagGGTGCCTTAGCGCTTAAGCggcaaggcgaccaagtgttatttttttatttatcctcttttctaacattatttagtatgctacaatatataccttatatcatcaaaaatcatgcaagtcataaaaaatcaacattgcACCCAATCACTCATAAAAAATCAGCATAGaactagaagacaaaaaaattgaataagcAAGCTATTAAAAGTccaaaacaatcaaaacatacatttGGTTTAAATTGTTCTTGGAAATGATCATTGTCCTAGTATATCTAGTCTCACATTTGGTTTATACTGTTCTTGGAAAACATGATCTCATCTATAAGTGGTTAAGTTCCTCTtgatttagagaaatgttcttgttctctaacaagtttgactgatcaaatgattttatttttacatgagactttttgtattaggtacaacacaaaaccaactttccaacaattccaaaatttcttaaatttgaTTTCTAATGAAGGGATATGTTCTAGTCAAACTTTATTTGATATATGTGAATGCTGTTTAAAATCACTCTGgatggaaatatttttttggaaatatcgaaacaaaagattattttaccgcacttttggtttttagtaatgCACTATCACAAAaagatttatgaattttttagatttgaaaaaaaaaaaaaaataggaattgaaagtaaaaaaatcacccctataaccaaaaattcagtttttgttcttgaacttgGGTAGTTGACTTTACCATTTTGAATTAAATTttcaactatttttattagattcaaatagggggtagttgcttatttatgaataatatcttaaataaatgaattaataattataaaatcatTTACTTTAAATGATAATGAACATTTGGAAGAATCTCAAGGTACTTTGCTCCAAACAAAAACTCGCCTTGCAAATTACCGTTGAACATCTGGAGATGTTACTTATAGATTATTGTATGAACTACATAGAAAGGTGACAACTAAATCTCCAGTATGAGAACTCTATTGATTGAGTGGAAGACTCTGAAGTTCAATCTATAGAGACGCGAGAATCATAGTCACCAAGGAAAATCCCTAATCTAAAGAGAGTGAATCATAGCCATCAAGGAAAATCCTGATTGACGTTGTATTGCATAATTAATCAGATAAAGAGTGGAAGGGCTCTGTTTAACACATGTCCAGGGtgtttttctaatttctagaGATACAGTCAAGGAGAGTATGCCATTTATCTCGACCTAACATTCCCTAacacaatataattaaacaaaaaaaggaaaaaaaaaatgttatttcgGCCTCGATCTTACCTTCTGTCTGCGTTGAAGAGTCTACATTTTTCTCTTTACgagatttcaatttcaattttaatgcACCGAGGCAGGACAGGTTCATCGCAATCTGATTAGGCCTTTAAAAACCCAGTGATAACTATATTCTTGAACGCCAGACCTAAAAAGTTACAACTATAACTCTTTAGTAACACCAAAATCCAAGGACAAAAACAAATCAGTCTGAGCAGACGAAGGCAGGATTAAAACTAAAAATGGAGTAAAGAATTAAATCTAGTTAGCAACTTACCATAGTAGCATCAATTAGATCTGGAAGCTCAACTTCAAACGGAGCAAACCGCGAGGAGAACGATTCAATAACAGAGAGAGAAGACGATAACGAGAGAATAAAGGTATGTCAGTGGGAAGAGCAAATTTAAGAAGATAAACTTCAAATTTGCACTCCTCATGGCAAAGTCTTCGTCTATCGCTTTCACCCATCTCGCAAGTCTAAACAACTGTCGACAAGGGGAACTAGTTGATGATTCAACCtttgaaagttgaaatttgGATTACTAAGTAAAGTAGTACCTGCAAAAGGGACAACGACTGATGAGTCCCGTGGCTGGA
This Macadamia integrifolia cultivar HAES 741 chromosome 10, SCU_Mint_v3, whole genome shotgun sequence DNA region includes the following protein-coding sequences:
- the LOC122091494 gene encoding putative serine/threonine-protein kinase isoform X1, whose product is MNLSCLGALKLKLKSRKEKNVDSSTQTEEIPTNNVQLFSYKSMKSATENFHPSNRVGAGGFGVVYRGVLMDGTEVAVKSLSAESKQGTREFLTEIGIISNVRHPNLVQLIGCCIERSYRMLVYEYLENNSLASALLGANNKQIYLDWPKRAAICMGTVHGLLFLHEEAEPHIVHRDIKASNILLDKDLHPKIGDFGLAKLFPDNVTHLSTQVAGTMGYLAPEYALFGQLTKKADIYSLGVLLLEIVSGRSNTKAAFGENLTHLVEWTWKLKEEDKLLSIVDPDLIEFPDEEVVRFIRVALFCTQAAPHQRPSMTQVVEMLSKEVNLNVESLINPGVYKNSSSQTSGASSSQVSQAQKGKQSIDPFITSMSSTHLDSSLTISKMQPSHR
- the LOC122091494 gene encoding putative serine/threonine-protein kinase isoform X2 translates to MNLSCLGALKLKLKSRKEKNVDSSTQTEEIPTNNVQLFSYKSMKSATENFHPSNRVGAGGFGVVYRGVLMDGTEVAVKSLSAESKQGTREFLTEIGIISNVRHPNLVQLIGCCIERSYRMLVYEYLENNSLASALLGANNKQIYLDWPKRAAICMGTVHGLLFLHEEAEPHIVHRDIKASNILLDKDLHPKIGDFGLAKLFPDNVTHLSTQVAGTMGYLAPEYALFGQLTKKADIYSLGVLLLEIVSGRSNTKAAFGENLTHLVEWTWKLKEEDKLLSIVDPDLIEFPDEEVVRFIRVALFCTQAAPHQRPSMTQVVEMLSKEVNLNVESLINPGVYKNSSSQTSGASSSQVSQAQKGKQSIDPFITSMSSTHLDSSLTISKMQPR